The Gemmata palustris genome includes a region encoding these proteins:
- a CDS encoding DNA integrity scanning protein DisA nucleotide-binding domain protein encodes MSLPSQSVALLQAARDLVKSLPADAVLLLTETSIDWDEVGRMLAGCRLFVAAENPALTKSLRENPDWTVIDLDPEPLPTQERMNAALLKAVTEDLLQPGSHVVAIYNGIATLEDAPEPVDSLSVIHLGEHLERMTAQDLRVLGDAAPIDVLRAVVDLATEIGREGREGQPIGTILVVGDTRKVLSLSHFQNFNPFRGYSRAERDVRKRDVREQIKEIAKLDGAVLIGRDGIAEAACLHLGGRGDGVNIRKGFGSRHMAAAAISKQTSSVAFAVSQSSGSVRVFQGGEEVLHIEPLARPHVWQPFRLENQEQAPAEPDDSGDEVS; translated from the coding sequence ATGAGCTTGCCCAGCCAAAGCGTCGCGCTGCTCCAGGCGGCGCGCGATCTCGTGAAGAGTTTGCCGGCCGATGCCGTGCTGCTGCTCACCGAAACGTCCATCGACTGGGACGAGGTGGGCCGCATGCTGGCCGGGTGCCGGCTGTTCGTCGCCGCGGAGAACCCCGCGCTGACCAAGTCGTTGCGCGAAAACCCGGACTGGACCGTCATCGACCTCGACCCCGAACCGCTCCCCACCCAGGAGCGGATGAACGCGGCGCTGCTGAAGGCGGTCACGGAGGATCTGCTCCAACCCGGGTCGCACGTCGTCGCGATCTACAACGGGATCGCGACCCTCGAAGACGCGCCCGAACCGGTGGACAGCCTGAGTGTGATTCACCTCGGCGAGCACCTCGAACGCATGACCGCGCAAGACCTCCGCGTGCTCGGCGACGCGGCGCCCATCGACGTGCTCCGCGCGGTCGTCGATCTGGCGACCGAGATCGGGCGCGAGGGGCGCGAGGGCCAACCGATCGGCACCATCCTCGTTGTCGGCGACACGCGGAAGGTGCTCAGCCTCTCGCACTTCCAGAACTTCAACCCGTTCCGCGGGTACTCGCGCGCGGAACGCGACGTCCGAAAACGAGACGTGCGCGAGCAGATCAAGGAAATCGCCAAACTCGACGGCGCCGTTCTGATCGGGCGCGACGGGATCGCGGAGGCCGCGTGCCTGCACTTGGGCGGGCGCGGCGACGGCGTGAACATCCGCAAGGGATTCGGCAGCCGGCACATGGCCGCGGCCGCGATCAGCAAGCAAACGAGCTCGGTCGCGTTCGCGGTCAGCCAGTCGAGCGGGAGCGTCCGCGTGTTCCAGGGGGGCGAAGAGGTGCTCCACATCGAACCGCTGGCGCGCCCGCACGTGTGGCAACCGTTCCGACTTGAAAACCAGGAACAAGCGCCGGCCGAACCCGACGATAGCGGGGACGAGGTTTCCTGA
- a CDS encoding cystathionine beta-synthase: MLESVLDTIGRTPLVLLNRLTEGLQAKVAVKVEFANPGGSVKDRVAQAMIAEAELRGTLRPGGTIIEATAGNTGVGLAMVAAVKGYRCIFVLPDKMSNEKILLLKAYGAEVVVTPTAVAPDSPESYNGVADRLAREIPGAWRPNQFTNAANPEVHYRTTGPEIWEQTKGKVTVFVCGVGTGGTVSGVGKYLKEMNPNVKIVGADPEGSVLSGGTPKPWKVEGIGEDFVPKTFSSKYVDDWVRVGDAESFFVARELARREGMLLGGSTGTNVAAALRYARRLGPGQIIVALGCDTGRNYLSKFFDDGWLAENKLTFTEAPAHSVGDLLKKRGERKLVMITPDATAEQAIQLLEATGISQLPVMDAGKPVGSVQEVSLARILHDGKDPTKVTISDLMARPLPTLDIRTHLDEAYRLLLAGYTGVLATNDGAVVDIVTRIDLIHYWGSNRAK; the protein is encoded by the coding sequence ATGCTCGAATCCGTTCTCGATACCATCGGCCGGACGCCACTGGTACTGCTCAACCGGCTCACCGAGGGGCTCCAGGCCAAGGTCGCGGTGAAAGTGGAGTTCGCCAACCCCGGCGGGAGCGTGAAGGACCGCGTGGCGCAGGCGATGATCGCGGAAGCCGAGCTGCGCGGCACGCTCCGGCCCGGCGGCACCATCATCGAGGCCACCGCGGGCAACACGGGCGTGGGCCTAGCAATGGTGGCTGCGGTAAAGGGCTACCGCTGCATCTTCGTGCTACCCGACAAGATGTCCAACGAGAAGATCCTGCTGCTGAAGGCTTACGGCGCGGAGGTCGTCGTCACGCCGACCGCCGTGGCGCCGGATTCCCCCGAAAGCTACAACGGCGTGGCCGATCGATTGGCGCGCGAGATCCCGGGGGCGTGGCGCCCCAACCAGTTCACCAACGCCGCAAACCCGGAAGTCCACTACCGCACGACCGGCCCGGAAATCTGGGAACAGACAAAGGGCAAGGTGACCGTGTTCGTGTGCGGCGTCGGCACCGGCGGCACCGTGAGCGGCGTGGGCAAGTACCTGAAGGAAATGAACCCGAACGTGAAGATCGTCGGCGCCGACCCGGAAGGCTCGGTGCTCTCCGGCGGGACACCGAAACCGTGGAAGGTCGAGGGGATCGGCGAAGACTTCGTCCCCAAGACGTTTTCCAGCAAGTACGTGGACGACTGGGTCCGCGTGGGCGACGCGGAGTCGTTCTTCGTCGCGCGCGAACTGGCCCGGCGCGAAGGCATGCTCCTCGGCGGGAGCACAGGAACCAACGTGGCCGCGGCGCTCCGCTACGCCCGCCGATTGGGGCCGGGGCAGATCATCGTCGCGCTCGGGTGCGACACCGGGCGCAACTACCTCAGCAAGTTCTTCGACGACGGCTGGCTGGCCGAAAACAAGCTCACATTTACGGAAGCCCCGGCGCACTCGGTCGGCGACCTACTCAAGAAACGTGGAGAGCGCAAACTGGTGATGATAACCCCGGACGCGACCGCGGAGCAGGCGATTCAACTGTTGGAAGCGACCGGCATCTCACAGTTGCCCGTCATGGACGCGGGCAAACCGGTCGGCAGCGTCCAGGAGGTGTCACTGGCCCGCATTTTGCACGACGGCAAAGACCCGACGAAGGTGACGATCAGCGACCTGATGGCGCGCCCATTGCCGACGCTCGACATCCGCACGCACCTGGACGAAGCGTACCGCCTCCTCCTCGCGGGCTACACCGGCGTGCTGGCCACGAACGACGGCGCGGTCGTGGACATCGTCACCCGCATCGACCTGATCCACTACTGGGGCAGTAACCGCGCGAAGTAG
- a CDS encoding DUF4058 family protein translates to MPLLDHFHGPIAKAHEWETFHTRWGVALADDLNRRLPRRFLASAPMRLGPSVAADVAEREWLSESHETHGGESATGNGVALVTEVEVYAPPAPELVMPTTFPDEYRVEVRDTLKASRVIAVIELVSESNKKEANEREQFAAKCLSYLGKGIGLVVIDIVTSRHWNLHNELVRLAEHDDKFLMPDDPWIYATAYRPVRRNKEDLIDLWTWPLVVGTALPAVPLALKGYGCVRLDLEATYTEACARLRITE, encoded by the coding sequence ATGCCGCTGCTCGACCACTTTCACGGACCGATTGCGAAAGCGCACGAGTGGGAAACGTTTCACACCCGCTGGGGCGTTGCGCTCGCGGATGATTTGAATCGACGCCTACCGAGACGATTTCTCGCTTCGGCCCCGATGCGCCTCGGGCCATCCGTCGCGGCGGACGTGGCCGAACGGGAGTGGCTCTCCGAGAGTCACGAAACCCACGGCGGCGAGTCGGCCACCGGCAACGGCGTGGCCCTCGTGACCGAAGTCGAGGTCTACGCGCCACCGGCGCCCGAACTGGTCATGCCTACCACATTCCCCGACGAGTACCGCGTGGAAGTGCGCGACACGCTCAAAGCGTCGCGCGTGATCGCCGTCATCGAACTGGTGAGCGAATCGAACAAGAAAGAGGCCAACGAGCGGGAGCAGTTCGCCGCGAAGTGCCTCAGTTACCTCGGCAAGGGGATCGGGCTCGTTGTGATCGACATCGTGACGTCGCGGCACTGGAACTTGCACAACGAACTCGTCCGCTTGGCCGAGCACGACGACAAGTTTCTGATGCCGGACGATCCGTGGATTTACGCCACCGCGTACCGCCCGGTGCGCCGGAACAAAGAAGACCTGATCGACCTCTGGACCTGGCCGCTCGTGGTCGGAACCGCGCTCCCGGCCGTGCCCCTGGCACTCAAGGGTTACGGGTGCGTGCGCCTCGATCTGGAAGCCACTTACACGGAAGCGTGCGCGCGGCTCCGTATTACTGAATAG